The Flavobacterium marginilacus genome window below encodes:
- a CDS encoding methyltransferase domain-containing protein has protein sequence MENSNQTFWDNQYKADILGWDLGTISPPIKSHIDTLKNKNIRILIPGCGNSYEAEYLLEQEFTNITIIDIAPVLVEKLKIKFRNSPAINIILGDFFEHQGEYDLIIEQTFFCALLPEMREDYVSKMHQLLAKEGTIAGLLFNRIFESNPPFGGSQKEYEILFKDTFNFIKMEECQNSVAPRSGTELWIEFQKK, from the coding sequence ATGGAAAACAGCAATCAAACTTTTTGGGATAATCAATATAAAGCCGACATATTAGGCTGGGATCTTGGAACAATTTCTCCCCCTATAAAAAGTCACATTGATACATTAAAAAATAAAAACATTCGAATCTTGATTCCCGGCTGTGGGAACTCCTACGAAGCCGAATATCTTTTGGAACAAGAATTTACTAATATTACGATTATCGATATTGCTCCAGTATTGGTAGAAAAATTAAAAATCAAGTTCAGAAACAGCCCTGCTATCAATATTATTTTAGGCGATTTTTTTGAACATCAGGGAGAATATGATTTAATAATCGAACAAACCTTTTTTTGCGCACTGCTGCCTGAGATGCGTGAAGATTATGTATCAAAAATGCATCAGCTTTTAGCCAAAGAAGGAACAATTGCCGGACTATTATTCAACAGAATATTCGAAAGTAATCCTCCTTTTGGCGGAAGCCAAAAAGAATATGAAATACTTTTCAAAGACACTTTTAATTTTATAAAAATGGAAGAATGTCAAAATTCTGTTGCACCAAGATCCGGAACTGAATTATGGATTGAATTTCAAAAAAAATAA
- a CDS encoding MBL fold metallo-hydrolase — translation MQIEQIYTGCLAQGAYYITSDGEAVIIDPLRETQPYLDRIERDGAKLKYIFETHFHADFVSGHLDLSKETGAAIVYGPTAKPEFEAVIAADNQLFEIGNIKIKVLHTPGHTLESSTYLLIDENGKDHAIFSGDTLFIGDVGRPDLAQKATSMTQEQLAGLLFHSLRNKIMTLADDVIVYPAHGAGSACGKNMSKETVSTIGNQKASNYALRANMTEAEFITEVTDGLLPPPAYFGMNVAMNKKGYDSFQEVLKHGMNALSVTEFESAADETGALLLDTRKNSDFAKGFIPQSINIGIDGDFAPWAGALIANVKQPILLITELGREEETVTRLSRVGFDNLIGHLKGGFESWKNSEKDVDTIKRITAEEFQKQVKIGESKIIDIRKETEYRAEHVAEAYCKPLASINDWIKDINPNEHFFMHCAGGYRSMIASSILYARGFRNFSEIEGGFSAISKTDIPRTDFVCQSKIQ, via the coding sequence ATGCAGATAGAACAAATATACACAGGATGTTTGGCTCAGGGAGCTTATTATATCACTTCTGATGGCGAAGCGGTTATAATTGATCCGTTAAGAGAAACACAGCCTTATCTGGACAGAATCGAACGTGATGGCGCAAAACTGAAATATATTTTTGAAACCCATTTTCATGCCGATTTTGTTTCGGGTCATCTTGATTTAAGCAAAGAAACCGGTGCTGCCATAGTCTATGGACCAACTGCAAAACCCGAATTTGAAGCTGTCATTGCAGCTGATAATCAACTATTCGAAATAGGAAATATCAAAATAAAAGTACTGCATACTCCTGGCCATACATTAGAAAGCTCTACTTATTTGCTGATTGACGAAAACGGAAAAGATCATGCTATTTTCTCTGGTGACACTTTGTTTATTGGCGATGTAGGAAGACCAGATCTTGCTCAAAAAGCCACTTCAATGACTCAGGAACAATTAGCTGGGCTGCTGTTTCATTCGTTAAGAAACAAAATTATGACTTTAGCAGATGATGTTATTGTATATCCAGCCCACGGTGCTGGCAGTGCCTGCGGTAAAAACATGAGCAAAGAAACGGTTTCGACCATTGGAAACCAAAAAGCCAGCAATTATGCATTGAGAGCCAACATGACCGAAGCCGAATTCATAACTGAAGTAACTGACGGACTGCTTCCTCCCCCAGCCTATTTTGGCATGAATGTCGCTATGAACAAAAAAGGATATGACAGTTTTCAGGAAGTTCTAAAACACGGAATGAACGCTTTATCGGTTACCGAATTTGAATCTGCCGCAGATGAAACCGGAGCATTACTATTAGATACCCGAAAAAACAGCGATTTTGCCAAAGGCTTCATTCCGCAGTCTATAAACATCGGTATTGATGGTGATTTTGCTCCTTGGGCAGGCGCTTTAATTGCCAATGTAAAACAGCCCATTCTGTTAATTACCGAACTGGGACGCGAAGAAGAAACCGTAACCCGATTGAGCCGTGTAGGTTTTGACAATTTAATTGGTCATTTAAAAGGCGGTTTCGAAAGTTGGAAAAATTCAGAAAAAGACGTTGACACCATAAAAAGAATAACCGCCGAAGAGTTTCAAAAACAAGTAAAAATTGGCGAAAGCAAAATAATCGATATCCGCAAAGAAACAGAATACCGTGCTGAGCATGTTGCTGAAGCTTACTGTAAACCGCTCGCCAGCATCAACGACTGGATAAAAGACATCAATCCAAACGAACACTTTTTTATGCATTGCGCCGGAGGATACCGCAGTATGATCGCATCCTCTATTCTGTATGCCCGCGGTTTCCGAAATTTCAGTGAGATTGAAGGAGGATTCAGTGCCATCTCCAAAACGGATATTCCCAGAACGGATTTTGTGTGCCAAAGCAAGATTCAATAA
- a CDS encoding sulfite exporter TauE/SafE family protein has translation MEYFGYLAAVIIGLSLGLIGGGGSILTIPILVYLFKIDPKLATSYSLFIVGITALSGCFSHYRMGNLKIKSALYFAVPSVFSILVIREVIILKIPNILFTINDFQVTKNFLIMIIFAVLMITASFSMISKTITQTQVLHTNYWQLSAIGAVVGIITGFLGAGGGFLIIPALLFFANLPIKQAVGTSLLIIFINSAIGFLGDLYIKTPINYIFLASISSMAFIGMIIGTQLSKKIDGNKLKPMFGWFILVMGIYIVVKEIFLSS, from the coding sequence ATGGAATATTTCGGTTATTTGGCTGCAGTCATAATAGGTCTCTCACTGGGGTTAATCGGTGGCGGTGGTTCAATTTTGACCATTCCGATATTGGTCTATTTGTTTAAAATTGATCCAAAACTGGCAACCAGTTACTCCTTATTCATCGTAGGAATTACAGCTTTATCAGGATGTTTCAGCCATTACCGAATGGGAAACCTCAAAATCAAATCGGCATTATATTTTGCAGTACCCTCAGTATTTTCAATATTGGTTATTCGGGAAGTAATTATTTTAAAAATTCCGAATATACTTTTTACAATAAATGATTTTCAAGTTACCAAAAACTTTCTGATTATGATCATTTTTGCAGTTCTGATGATTACTGCTTCTTTTTCTATGATCAGCAAGACCATAACACAGACACAAGTTCTCCATACCAATTATTGGCAGCTGTCAGCAATTGGAGCAGTTGTCGGAATCATAACTGGTTTTCTAGGTGCCGGCGGCGGTTTTTTAATCATTCCTGCTCTTTTATTTTTTGCTAATTTACCAATTAAACAAGCGGTTGGCACTTCATTATTAATCATATTTATAAACTCGGCTATTGGTTTTTTAGGTGATTTATACATTAAGACACCTATCAATTATATTTTTTTAGCCAGCATTTCAAGCATGGCTTTCATCGGAATGATTATCGGTACACAATTATCAAAAAAAATAGACGGTAATAAACTCAAGCCAATGTTTGGCTGGTTTATTCTGGTAATGGGAATTTACATCGTTGTCAAGGAGATTTTTTTAAGCAGCTAA
- a CDS encoding Crp/Fnr family transcriptional regulator, whose translation MPELLKKIFPTFSNELIQDIKANEIIRTFSTGEVIMRTGQYIKNTVLLVKGTIKVYREDSDGGEFFMYYLQPGQACALSMVCAVKNEKSKIMAKAVEDAEIIMLPLSMMDKWMMQHRSWYEFVVGSYRNRLEEMLEVIDSIAFRAMDERLEFYLKRQVEACGCKELKLSHQEISSDLNTSREVISRLLKKMEQRGLVILSRNQIEILM comes from the coding sequence ATGCCTGAACTGTTAAAAAAAATATTCCCGACTTTCTCTAACGAATTGATACAGGATATCAAAGCAAATGAAATCATCAGGACATTCAGTACCGGAGAGGTCATTATGCGCACTGGGCAGTACATAAAAAATACTGTTCTGTTAGTTAAAGGAACAATCAAAGTCTATCGTGAAGACAGCGACGGAGGAGAATTTTTCATGTATTATTTACAGCCTGGGCAAGCCTGCGCGCTATCGATGGTTTGTGCAGTCAAAAATGAAAAAAGCAAAATCATGGCAAAAGCGGTTGAAGATGCCGAAATCATCATGCTGCCGTTATCAATGATGGACAAATGGATGATGCAGCACAGAAGCTGGTACGAATTTGTTGTAGGTTCCTACCGTAACCGCCTGGAAGAAATGCTGGAAGTAATTGACAGTATCGCCTTCAGAGCAATGGACGAACGCTTGGAATTTTATCTAAAACGCCAGGTAGAAGCCTGCGGTTGTAAAGAACTGAAACTTTCGCATCAGGAAATCAGCTCTGATTTAAATACATCAAGAGAAGTTATTTCGAGACTGCTAAAGAAAATGGAACAGAGAGGTCTGGTAATTCTGTCCCGTAATCAGATTGAAATATTGATGTAA
- a CDS encoding rhodanese-like domain-containing protein yields MNLTQEEWVSQMKADENAVLLDVRTEDECDQGIIEGSINIDIHKGQEFVDAVAALDKSKNYYVYCRSGMRSAKACEIMNELGIENAYNLLGGIIEWEGDIV; encoded by the coding sequence ATGAATTTGACACAAGAAGAATGGGTTTCTCAAATGAAAGCCGATGAAAATGCAGTCCTATTAGATGTAAGAACCGAAGACGAATGCGATCAAGGAATAATAGAAGGATCTATTAATATTGATATTCATAAAGGACAGGAGTTTGTCGATGCTGTTGCAGCATTAGATAAGAGTAAAAATTATTATGTATACTGCCGTTCCGGAATGAGGAGTGCAAAGGCATGTGAAATAATGAACGAATTAGGTATAGAAAATGCTTATAATCTGCTTGGCGGCATTATAGAATGGGAAGGTGATATAGTTTAA
- a CDS encoding NADP-dependent glyceraldehyde-3-phosphate dehydrogenase, with the protein MNTIPQEFQITSLLNQDTYLVNGELKKWTGKTTPVYSTISSTEKYEPTLLGSIPFMGEAEALEVAESARAAFDNGQGLWPTMKVVDRIKCMEKFVVKMKETRAEVVKLLMWEIGKTLGDSEKEFDRTVEYIQDTIESYKELNSRSAYFSKVQGINAMVRRGPIGVVLCLGPYNYPLNETFTLLIPALIMGNPVIFKPAKHGVLLISPLLEAFKSSFPKGVISIVYGRGREIASPIMKSGKVDILALIGNSKSAIALQDQHPNKNRLRLVLGLEAKNPAIILPDADLDLAIQECIAGTLSFNGQRCTALKIIYVHENVAAEFNKRFAEKVDALKFGNPWEKGVALTPLPETEKPAYIQELIDDAVSKGAKVINAKGGEHSDNFIFPAILFPINKEMRVYHEEQFGPVVPILTFKDIQEPLNDMAESNYGQQVSLFGKNIKTIAPLIDTLVNLVCRVNLNSSCQRGPDVFPFTGRKDSAFGTLSIHDALRSFSIRTFVASKDNAYNNEILQELLNSKESNFINTDYIL; encoded by the coding sequence ATGAATACGATACCTCAAGAATTCCAAATTACGTCTCTGCTTAATCAAGACACTTATTTGGTAAATGGTGAATTAAAAAAATGGACTGGAAAAACAACACCTGTATATTCAACTATATCTTCAACGGAGAAATATGAACCAACATTATTAGGTTCTATTCCGTTTATGGGCGAAGCAGAAGCGCTGGAGGTTGCAGAATCTGCCAGAGCGGCTTTTGATAACGGACAAGGATTATGGCCAACAATGAAAGTGGTTGACCGTATCAAATGCATGGAAAAGTTTGTTGTTAAAATGAAAGAAACCCGTGCAGAAGTAGTTAAACTTTTGATGTGGGAAATTGGAAAAACACTTGGCGATTCTGAAAAAGAATTTGACAGAACTGTAGAATACATTCAGGATACTATCGAAAGTTATAAAGAACTGAACAGCCGTTCTGCTTATTTTTCGAAAGTTCAAGGTATAAACGCAATGGTGCGCAGAGGACCAATTGGAGTTGTATTGTGTCTTGGACCTTACAACTATCCGCTGAATGAGACATTTACACTGCTTATACCTGCTTTGATTATGGGGAATCCTGTAATATTCAAGCCGGCAAAACATGGTGTATTATTGATTTCACCTTTATTGGAAGCTTTCAAAAGCAGTTTTCCAAAAGGCGTAATCAGCATTGTTTATGGAAGAGGAAGGGAAATTGCTTCGCCGATAATGAAATCTGGAAAAGTAGATATTCTGGCTTTAATCGGAAACAGTAAATCAGCTATTGCTTTACAGGATCAGCACCCTAATAAAAACAGACTGCGTCTGGTATTAGGTCTGGAGGCTAAAAATCCAGCTATTATACTTCCGGATGCCGATTTAGATTTGGCTATTCAGGAATGTATTGCAGGAACTTTATCTTTTAACGGACAAAGATGTACTGCGCTAAAAATTATTTATGTTCACGAAAATGTAGCCGCTGAATTCAACAAGCGTTTTGCCGAAAAAGTAGATGCATTAAAGTTTGGAAATCCTTGGGAAAAAGGAGTTGCTTTAACACCGCTTCCAGAGACCGAAAAACCGGCATATATTCAGGAATTAATTGATGATGCTGTCAGCAAAGGGGCAAAAGTAATTAATGCAAAAGGAGGAGAACATTCAGATAATTTTATATTCCCTGCTATTTTGTTCCCAATTAATAAAGAGATGCGTGTTTATCATGAAGAGCAGTTTGGTCCGGTAGTACCAATTTTGACTTTCAAAGATATTCAGGAGCCATTAAATGATATGGCCGAGTCCAATTACGGACAGCAGGTAAGTTTGTTTGGTAAAAACATCAAAACTATTGCACCGCTTATTGATACTTTGGTGAATTTGGTTTGTCGTGTTAACCTCAACAGTTCTTGTCAGCGAGGACCAGACGTTTTTCCTTTCACAGGAAGAAAAGATTCTGCTTTCGGGACATTGAGTATTCATGATGCTTTGCGTTCGTTCTCAATTAGAACTTTCGTCGCTTCAAAAGACAATGCATATAATAATGAAATTCTGCAGGAATTATTAAACAGTAAAGAATCGAATTTCATCAATACCGATTATATTTTGTAA
- a CDS encoding c-type cytochrome translates to MKAEFKFLTVFALLIVSGTTSIAQEINWSAPEYSSSLTNPFVGNQKATNDGKVIFDEMCVLCHGNNGQGNGEAGHALKPHPANLAALNVKNQPDGAIFWKITNGRAPMATYFELLNDDQRWKLVNYIRELEKK, encoded by the coding sequence ATGAAAGCAGAATTCAAATTTCTAACGGTATTTGCTTTACTAATTGTGTCAGGAACAACAAGTATAGCGCAGGAAATAAACTGGTCAGCACCAGAATATAGCAGCTCCTTAACGAACCCATTTGTAGGAAATCAAAAAGCAACAAATGATGGTAAAGTAATTTTCGACGAAATGTGTGTTTTGTGTCACGGAAATAATGGACAGGGAAATGGTGAAGCAGGCCATGCCTTAAAGCCTCATCCTGCTAACTTAGCAGCGTTAAATGTAAAAAACCAGCCAGATGGAGCTATTTTTTGGAAAATAACGAACGGAAGAGCACCGATGGCTACTTATTTTGAACTTTTAAATGATGATCAGCGCTGGAAGCTGGTCAATTATATACGAGAATTAGAAAAAAAATAA